In Fibrobacter sp., a single window of DNA contains:
- a CDS encoding aminotransferase class I/II-fold pyridoxal phosphate-dependent enzyme — RTNHFTESVIRYMTRIANGCGAINLSQGFPDFDPPVELQNRLAEVAKTGPHQYALTIGAKNFREAVCRKQEHFSGLRYDPEKEIVITCGSTEAMMITMMSVCNPGDKVVIFSPFYENYTADTILSGATPIYVPLSPIDFSFDANVLEDAMKQPGVKALVLCNPSNPSGKVFTRDELKVIADLAIKYDLYVITDEVYEHIIFAPNVHTYMATLPGMRERTIECSSLSKSYSITGWRLGYVLAPEPIMERIKKVHDFTVVGASSTMQEVAVTAMNFGDEYYAELQNHYTHMKQLFTDGLRNLGFKFTEPQGTYFVMMDISEFGYDRRMAAGEFGAVSGIGMTGSGAVRPDELFCMDLAKKVGVAAVPGSSFFREPVNHLVRFHFAKKDETLIEALNRLESVRKILK; from the coding sequence CGCACTAACCATTTTACGGAATCCGTTATCCGCTACATGACCCGCATTGCAAACGGCTGCGGGGCCATCAATCTTTCCCAGGGTTTTCCGGATTTTGATCCGCCGGTGGAATTGCAGAACCGCCTGGCAGAAGTGGCAAAGACGGGCCCTCATCAGTATGCGCTGACCATTGGCGCAAAAAATTTCCGTGAGGCGGTGTGCCGCAAGCAGGAACATTTCAGCGGGCTGCGTTACGATCCGGAAAAGGAAATCGTCATTACCTGCGGTAGCACCGAGGCCATGATGATTACCATGATGTCGGTTTGCAATCCCGGCGACAAGGTGGTGATTTTCTCGCCCTTCTATGAGAACTATACGGCGGACACTATTTTGAGCGGGGCTACGCCCATTTACGTTCCGCTTTCTCCCATTGATTTTTCTTTTGATGCAAACGTTCTTGAAGATGCCATGAAGCAGCCGGGTGTGAAAGCGTTGGTGCTTTGCAATCCTTCGAATCCCAGCGGTAAGGTTTTTACCCGTGACGAACTGAAGGTGATTGCGGATCTTGCCATCAAGTACGACTTGTATGTGATTACGGACGAAGTGTACGAACACATCATCTTTGCACCTAACGTTCATACCTACATGGCGACGCTGCCGGGTATGCGCGAACGTACCATCGAATGCTCCAGCTTAAGCAAGAGCTATTCCATTACGGGTTGGCGCCTGGGTTATGTGCTGGCACCGGAGCCCATCATGGAACGCATCAAGAAGGTCCACGACTTTACGGTGGTGGGTGCTTCTTCTACCATGCAGGAAGTGGCTGTGACTGCCATGAATTTTGGCGACGAATATTACGCTGAATTGCAAAATCATTACACCCACATGAAACAGCTGTTTACCGACGGCCTACGCAATTTGGGATTCAAGTTTACAGAACCTCAGGGCACCTATTTCGTGATGATGGATATCTCCGAATTCGGTTATGACCGTCGCATGGCTGCAGGCGAGTTCGGCGCCGTTTCTGGAATTGGAATGACAGGTTCTGGCGCGGTCCGTCCCGATGAACTTTTCTGCATGGATTTGGCAAAGAAGGTAGGCGTCGCCGCAGTGCCTGGCAGTAGTTTCTTTAGGGAACCAGTGAACCATCTGGTGCGATTCCATTTCGCCAAGAAGGACGAAACCTTGATTGAGGCATTGAACCGACTGGAATCCGTTAGGAAGATTTTG